A single region of the Fimbriimonadaceae bacterium genome encodes:
- a CDS encoding adenylate/guanylate cyclase domain-containing protein: MDADLKQTEDSDRGQVQEMILLAERLRDVHGGDLDDAAIQAVSEASGIPVEYVRLAVQRLPEGKKPNLVQQFRNSFQALEPDTRRNVLASSIGSMMGLFGTIGTKWGDQYSIWGIASLLALGLGMWNVAVSKDKRAGAISGALLGASMFIAGSLFSFIFQAPRYFDSIVLVPYILIGALGGLTLQSIVSTNRNKFGLKDPQQERQELLHQLHEIQERLRTGDQSMAFLSLDIAGSTKMKESADPLSVEFTFTEYHKFVDMACKRYRGTVHSTAGDGVTCAFDHPHQAFAAARYIQAGLVELNTFRNRIGVPITLRAGIHVGTVNVPPGQDVTKVNFAHVIDVAAHLQKQCPIGGIAVSVEATQSLPGGPLSVGLDEITVENIRARVWQPKTVTPNTVIATPPPAPTLPSSDESPAV, from the coding sequence TTGGACGCTGATCTAAAGCAAACCGAAGATTCCGACCGCGGGCAGGTTCAAGAGATGATCCTGCTAGCGGAGCGCTTGCGTGACGTTCACGGAGGCGACCTTGACGATGCCGCGATCCAGGCGGTTTCTGAGGCATCGGGCATCCCAGTCGAGTACGTGCGCTTAGCGGTGCAGCGATTGCCCGAGGGCAAAAAGCCCAACCTCGTCCAGCAGTTTCGTAACTCCTTCCAGGCGCTTGAGCCCGACACCCGCCGCAACGTCCTCGCCAGTTCGATCGGTTCGATGATGGGGCTGTTCGGCACCATCGGCACAAAGTGGGGCGATCAGTACTCCATTTGGGGCATTGCCAGTCTCCTTGCCTTGGGCTTGGGGATGTGGAATGTCGCGGTAAGCAAAGATAAGCGGGCGGGGGCGATCTCGGGAGCGTTGCTCGGCGCGTCGATGTTTATCGCCGGTTCGCTGTTTTCGTTTATCTTTCAGGCTCCACGCTATTTCGACTCCATCGTTCTGGTGCCATACATCCTGATTGGGGCGCTCGGTGGGCTTACGCTGCAGTCAATTGTCTCTACCAACCGGAACAAATTCGGCCTTAAGGACCCTCAACAAGAGCGGCAAGAACTTCTTCATCAACTGCACGAGATTCAAGAGCGTTTGCGCACCGGCGACCAGTCGATGGCATTTTTGAGCCTCGACATCGCAGGCTCGACGAAGATGAAAGAGTCGGCAGACCCTTTGAGTGTGGAGTTTACGTTCACTGAGTATCACAAGTTTGTGGACATGGCGTGCAAGCGGTATCGGGGCACGGTGCACTCAACTGCGGGTGACGGAGTGACTTGCGCTTTTGACCATCCGCACCAGGCTTTTGCGGCGGCTCGCTACATTCAAGCTGGGCTTGTGGAGCTGAATACTTTTAGGAATCGGATCGGCGTTCCGATCACGCTTCGGGCAGGCATTCACGTTGGTACGGTCAACGTTCCGCCGGGGCAGGACGTGACCAAAGTGAACTTTGCCCACGTCATCGATGTTGCTGCGCATTTGCAGAAGCAGTGCCCGATTGGCGGGATCGCGGTCAGTGTGGAAGCGACGCAGAGCTTGCCGGGCGGGCCACTATCGGTGGGGCTGGATGAGATTACGGTTGAGAATATACGGGCAAGAGTTTGGCAGCCGAAGACAGTGACGCCGAACACGGTAATCGCTACTCCGCCACCTGCGCCTACCCTCCCTTCGAGCGACGAAAGCCCAGCGGTTTGA
- a CDS encoding CofH family radical SAM protein, protein MSANAERIVGTDLMDIYRKVDEGKRLSFEDGMRLYETPNLTGVGYMANIVRERLHGKNTYWVRNQHINYTNICNKFCKFCSFYAKKGGPDPYEMSIEEVKRRLEWHRDVEITEVHMVGGINPRLPYQYYMDLVKVVKEAIPGVHVKAFTAVEIVEIARVGKTTIDQALADLIEAGLDSLPGGGIEVLSDRVHSELFGKKLNGEEWKEVARAAAKLGLKQYATMLYGHIETNEERVDHLIQLRELQDETKHFLTMTPLSFHPENTELEHIAHPTADCDLRNIAVTRLMLDNFEHVKSFWIMNSIPVTQMALWYGADDADGTVHEYEITYKDGEHGNKNQVLTVAGMKEMILEVGRTPVERDSLYHEIKREGEEAATGKQRFTALPMA, encoded by the coding sequence ATGTCAGCAAATGCAGAACGCATCGTCGGGACCGACCTGATGGACATCTACCGCAAGGTAGATGAGGGCAAACGACTCTCGTTTGAGGACGGGATGCGTCTTTATGAGACCCCCAACCTGACGGGTGTCGGCTACATGGCCAATATCGTGCGTGAGCGGTTGCACGGCAAGAACACGTATTGGGTGCGCAACCAGCACATCAACTACACGAATATCTGTAACAAGTTCTGCAAGTTCTGCAGCTTTTACGCCAAGAAGGGTGGACCCGACCCCTACGAAATGAGCATCGAGGAGGTCAAGCGCCGTCTCGAATGGCACAGAGATGTGGAGATTACTGAGGTCCACATGGTTGGCGGGATCAACCCACGACTGCCCTATCAGTACTACATGGACCTTGTGAAGGTCGTCAAAGAGGCGATCCCCGGTGTTCACGTGAAGGCGTTTACGGCGGTTGAGATTGTGGAGATTGCGCGGGTTGGGAAAACGACCATTGACCAAGCGCTCGCCGATCTCATCGAAGCTGGCTTGGACTCCCTTCCCGGTGGCGGCATCGAGGTTTTGAGCGACCGCGTTCACAGTGAGTTGTTCGGCAAAAAGCTCAATGGTGAGGAGTGGAAAGAGGTTGCCCGGGCCGCAGCCAAGCTCGGATTAAAGCAATATGCGACGATGCTTTACGGGCACATCGAGACCAACGAGGAGCGCGTGGATCACTTGATTCAGCTACGCGAGCTTCAGGATGAGACCAAGCACTTCCTGACCATGACTCCGTTGAGTTTCCACCCCGAGAACACGGAACTTGAGCATATCGCCCACCCCACCGCCGACTGCGATCTGCGCAACATCGCCGTGACCCGGTTGATGCTCGATAACTTTGAGCACGTGAAGAGTTTCTGGATTATGAACAGCATTCCGGTCACGCAGATGGCGCTTTGGTATGGCGCCGACGATGCGGATGGCACGGTTCACGAATACGAAATCACCTACAAGGACGGCGAGCACGGCAACAAGAATCAGGTGTTGACGGTTGCTGGAATGAAGGAGATGATCCTTGAGGTTGGGCGAACGCCGGTCGAGCGGGATTCACTCTATCACGAGATCAAGCGTGAAGGTGAAGAGGCGGCGACTGGGAAGCAGCGGTTTACGGCTTTGCCGATGGCGTAG
- a CDS encoding DUF2461 domain-containing protein, giving the protein MLGKEYVDFFKELEADNSKEWFEKNKKRFEKVVKGPFEEFVAEVITQVQKHDKAVQLLPKDAIFRIYRDVRFSKDKTPYKTFMAAVVSPGGRKDLQNPGIYMQCSHKTLAIAGGVYECDPETMIKIRRAIMADPKTFHKVTEAKEFVEKFGEIQGDRNKVLPEEFKAAAAAEPYVANKQWYFWVELPEKVVSSPKIVDTVMEHWHVARPVNEYFAKIMK; this is encoded by the coding sequence ATGTTAGGCAAAGAATACGTCGATTTTTTCAAAGAGCTAGAGGCCGACAATAGCAAAGAATGGTTCGAAAAGAACAAAAAAAGGTTTGAGAAAGTCGTCAAAGGCCCGTTCGAGGAGTTCGTCGCCGAGGTGATCACCCAAGTCCAGAAGCATGACAAGGCTGTACAACTCCTGCCCAAGGACGCCATCTTCCGCATTTACCGCGATGTGCGATTTTCAAAGGACAAAACGCCGTACAAGACATTCATGGCGGCGGTCGTCTCCCCCGGAGGCCGCAAAGACCTCCAAAACCCTGGCATTTACATGCAGTGCTCCCACAAAACGCTCGCCATCGCGGGAGGCGTTTACGAATGCGATCCCGAGACGATGATTAAGATTCGGCGCGCGATCATGGCTGACCCCAAAACCTTCCACAAAGTCACGGAAGCGAAGGAGTTCGTGGAGAAGTTTGGTGAAATCCAGGGAGACCGAAACAAGGTTCTGCCCGAAGAGTTCAAAGCCGCTGCTGCTGCCGAGCCCTACGTCGCGAATAAGCAATGGTATTTCTGGGTGGAACTGCCCGAGAAAGTCGTCTCAAGTCCGAAGATCGTCGACACGGTCATGGAACACTGGCACGTCGCCCGACCCGTAAACGAATACTTCGCGAAGATAATGAAGTAG
- a CDS encoding sigma-70 family RNA polymerase sigma factor — translation MLFSKRSKRDQFEREAERVFPSVFGTALRLTRSKEDAEDLAQEAIVRAFDAYDRFDGTNFKAWLLRILTNLYINRYRQRQRGPLVSSIDEDGVLEPVAEEAYLTDRQVFDELVGAEVEEALAKVPEDFRLAVILSDIEGMSYQEIADATNVPIGTVRSRLARGRALLRKSLEAYARVEGYLKEEINE, via the coding sequence ATGCTCTTCTCCAAGCGCAGCAAACGCGACCAGTTCGAGCGTGAAGCGGAACGTGTGTTCCCTTCCGTCTTCGGTACGGCGTTGCGTCTGACGCGCTCCAAAGAAGACGCCGAAGACCTGGCCCAAGAGGCGATCGTCCGAGCGTTCGATGCATACGACCGATTCGACGGAACGAACTTCAAGGCTTGGTTGTTACGAATATTAACCAACCTTTATATCAACCGGTATCGACAACGCCAACGTGGACCGCTGGTTTCATCGATCGATGAAGACGGGGTTTTGGAACCGGTTGCGGAAGAGGCCTATCTTACGGATAGGCAGGTTTTCGATGAGTTGGTCGGCGCCGAAGTAGAGGAAGCCCTGGCAAAAGTGCCGGAAGACTTTCGACTAGCGGTGATCTTAAGCGATATTGAAGGTATGAGTTACCAGGAGATTGCGGATGCCACGAACGTTCCGATTGGAACGGTTCGATCTCGCTTGGCCCGGGGCCGAGCTTTGCTCCGCAAATCCTTAGAAGCATATGCCCGTGTTGAAGGGTATTTGAAAGAGGAAATTAACGAATGA
- a CDS encoding ABC transporter permease → MKQKHKFDFLFWIGAIFLLALVVFCFVYPYIGPPVAKRVADPFLGAGGKHLLGTDEQGFDILVRIAHGGRTSLLIGFVVQSISVFFGVFLGAAGVFAPKWLRVPVLRFIDGMFAFPDILLAIMIIGFWGPGVLPVVIALSITSWPAVARLVVAQVASLKDREFVVAAQAQGASTTYTVVKHILPQMGGILLAYTMVSLAGTILSESTLSFIGIGIQAPQPSWGGMIEAARQQMSSYPLMLLWPCAFLSATIFALNFVGDGLRSTLDPRSK, encoded by the coding sequence ATGAAGCAGAAACACAAGTTCGACTTTCTATTTTGGATTGGCGCAATCTTCCTGTTGGCGCTGGTTGTCTTCTGCTTTGTCTATCCCTACATCGGCCCGCCCGTGGCAAAGAGGGTTGCCGATCCATTTCTTGGGGCTGGAGGCAAGCACCTGCTTGGCACGGACGAGCAAGGGTTCGACATCCTTGTCCGCATAGCCCACGGCGGCAGAACTTCGCTTCTTATCGGCTTCGTCGTCCAATCGATCAGCGTTTTCTTTGGTGTCTTCCTCGGCGCTGCCGGAGTCTTCGCTCCTAAATGGTTGAGAGTGCCGGTGTTGCGATTCATCGACGGCATGTTCGCTTTCCCAGACATTCTCCTCGCCATTATGATTATTGGCTTCTGGGGTCCTGGCGTCCTCCCAGTGGTGATTGCATTGTCCATCACCTCTTGGCCCGCCGTAGCGCGCCTCGTCGTGGCCCAAGTGGCAAGCCTTAAGGATCGGGAGTTTGTCGTCGCTGCGCAAGCCCAGGGCGCCTCCACAACCTATACCGTCGTGAAGCACATCCTCCCGCAGATGGGCGGCATCCTGCTCGCGTATACGATGGTCAGCCTCGCCGGAACCATCCTATCGGAGAGCACTCTCAGCTTCATCGGTATCGGCATCCAAGCCCCTCAACCAAGCTGGGGCGGCATGATTGAAGCGGCGCGCCAACAGATGAGCTCCTACCCACTCATGTTGCTTTGGCCATGCGCATTTCTTAGCGCAACGATCTTCGCGTTGAATTTTGTGGGAGATGGCCTCAGAAGCACCCTCGACCCTCGGTCGAAGTAG
- a CDS encoding ABC transporter permease — protein sequence MRLAKAILLRFLFGLLSLLFISFVAFMADEIAPGDQATVMAGEKATQERVMELRERLGLNDPVLIRYGRFLNNLAHLDFGNSYYGTKEPVIDRIKQTLPMTLMLAVIAILLSAVIGIALGTLAAVYENRAADRSVLILSTIGVTLPNFVLGPLLVIVFSLWLDRLPQNWELNRVGSDFEYLILPVIVLAARPMALLTRLTRASMVETMKQEFIRTAIAKGVRPLTLIIKHALRNAILPVITAIGTTFGFLLTGSFVVERFFTIPGLGSTAIEAIRSGDAPVVQATVLIAGLMFITVNLIVDILLPILDPRIRESQV from the coding sequence GTGCGGCTTGCCAAGGCCATTCTGCTACGGTTCCTCTTCGGGCTCCTCAGCCTGCTTTTTATCTCGTTTGTCGCCTTCATGGCGGACGAGATTGCTCCTGGTGACCAAGCAACCGTCATGGCAGGAGAAAAAGCCACTCAAGAACGGGTGATGGAGCTGCGTGAAAGACTCGGCCTGAACGACCCGGTGCTGATCCGATACGGACGGTTTCTGAACAACCTCGCCCACCTCGACTTTGGAAACAGCTATTACGGCACCAAGGAGCCGGTGATTGACCGCATTAAGCAAACCTTGCCGATGACGCTCATGCTCGCCGTGATCGCCATCCTGCTGTCTGCGGTCATTGGCATCGCGCTTGGCACACTTGCCGCCGTATATGAAAACCGAGCCGCTGACCGGAGCGTCCTCATCCTCAGCACGATAGGGGTAACTCTGCCTAATTTTGTGCTTGGTCCGCTGCTCGTCATCGTCTTTTCACTCTGGCTCGACCGTTTGCCGCAGAACTGGGAGTTGAACCGAGTCGGCTCGGATTTCGAATATCTCATCCTTCCTGTGATCGTTCTTGCCGCCCGCCCAATGGCCCTTCTAACGCGACTCACCCGCGCGAGCATGGTTGAGACCATGAAGCAGGAGTTCATCCGCACCGCCATCGCGAAAGGCGTCCGTCCCCTCACGCTCATCATTAAGCACGCCCTGCGCAACGCCATCCTCCCCGTCATCACCGCCATCGGCACGACGTTTGGATTTCTACTCACCGGCTCGTTTGTCGTAGAGCGATTCTTCACGATCCCTGGCCTGGGATCAACCGCCATCGAAGCGATCCGTTCGGGAGATGCGCCCGTCGTTCAAGCAACTGTACTCATCGCCGGCCTCATGTTTATTACCGTTAATCTGATTGTCGATATCCTTCTGCCAATCCTTGATCCGCGCATTCGGGAGAGCCAAGTATGA
- a CDS encoding peptidylprolyl isomerase translates to MAAIVVLAVWAIAQAYQPKQGETIMVVEVAGRGTVHIKLHTKEAPNTTAQIMRLAQNGFYNGQRFFKVDKSPKPFLVQTGDPASKDASNLDKPTMGSGGSGTKVAYEDSGFANQEGSVGLSTKPNDRDSGDSQFYILLGNFPFLDGSYTVFGKVVSGMDVVKKIERGDVISSVKIVKG, encoded by the coding sequence TTGGCTGCAATTGTCGTCCTCGCGGTGTGGGCGATTGCACAGGCTTACCAGCCCAAACAAGGCGAAACCATCATGGTCGTAGAGGTTGCTGGGCGCGGCACCGTGCATATCAAGCTCCATACCAAGGAAGCGCCGAACACGACTGCCCAAATCATGCGGCTTGCCCAAAACGGCTTCTACAACGGTCAAAGGTTCTTCAAAGTCGATAAGTCGCCAAAGCCTTTCCTCGTCCAGACCGGCGATCCCGCATCCAAGGATGCGTCAAACCTCGATAAGCCCACGATGGGCTCAGGTGGATCGGGCACCAAGGTTGCCTACGAAGACAGCGGTTTTGCGAACCAAGAGGGGTCGGTTGGCCTCTCCACCAAGCCGAATGACCGCGATTCCGGAGACAGCCAGTTCTACATCCTGCTGGGGAACTTCCCGTTCCTCGACGGGAGCTACACGGTCTTTGGAAAGGTGGTTTCGGGAATGGACGTCGTCAAGAAGATCGAACGTGGAGACGTCATCTCCTCAGTCAAGATCGTTAAGGGCTGA
- a CDS encoding DUF4339 domain-containing protein: protein MADWYYIGHYGQLGPLTLDQMGELVQGGVIQRETYVWRTGLASWDIAVNSDELGSFFLTVDPLFASPPPPPTMSPSVNAGGGSTQDPMRWTGAPAAPLGYANPSSMAPYPISSPPGGYLAVQSEKSRVAAGLLNLLIPGVGRMYMGYAAIGVLQLVFFPCFVGWIWSLIDGILILSGSPKVDGYGRVMDR, encoded by the coding sequence TTGGCCGACTGGTACTATATCGGACACTACGGACAGCTAGGACCGCTCACGCTCGACCAAATGGGAGAGCTTGTGCAAGGCGGTGTAATCCAGCGCGAAACTTACGTCTGGCGGACGGGGTTAGCAAGCTGGGATATCGCGGTGAACTCTGATGAACTTGGTTCCTTCTTCCTCACGGTAGACCCCCTTTTCGCCAGTCCCCCACCCCCGCCAACCATGTCGCCTTCGGTTAACGCTGGTGGCGGTTCAACCCAAGACCCGATGCGCTGGACCGGCGCACCCGCTGCACCGCTTGGGTACGCGAACCCCAGCTCAATGGCCCCGTATCCCATCTCATCACCGCCGGGTGGATACCTCGCCGTCCAGAGCGAAAAAAGCCGCGTCGCCGCAGGATTGCTCAACCTCCTCATCCCCGGAGTCGGGCGAATGTATATGGGTTACGCAGCTATCGGTGTGCTGCAGCTTGTTTTCTTTCCGTGCTTCGTGGGTTGGATATGGAGCCTAATCGACGGTATCCTGATTTTGTCCGGCTCGCCGAAGGTCGATGGGTACGGGCGCGTCATGGATCGCTAG
- a CDS encoding efflux RND transporter permease subunit, with protein MGLTRLAISRPVFFLMLMLLAIFGGLIAFTGMRKEQNPEVNFGTITVTSVYPGAGPEEVNTLVSRKIEEAMSGIEGILEVTSTSQEGISIVAAQFELGTNMDEALNDARAKVDATVPQLPRAVEKPTISKFDSASDPVLFLAFSSESMSSRQMRDLADDKLKDLFARIPGVASASVSGGQVREIQIQVKRDRLVAYKLGILDVVNAIQGATLNVPSGRSSTADREISVRVLGEYKTVEEIRDTSLSVKDPNAFGGKPTIVRLGDIAEVTDGSVERRNWRRLDGGDAVIMTIQKSKGGNAIEIDQGASKVIDTIATQYGIKTIKVQNQATIIAESLLDLNIALFFGIFLVTLIVYIFLHDWRGTLIVAIAIPLCLMAAFLAIKALGFTINNMTMLGLSLSVGILVDDAIVVLENIFRHLKMGEEPVEAAINGRNEIGLAAISITLADVVVFVPIAFMGGVVGQFFKPLAVTVVASVLLSLLVSFTVTPMLASRWYKKGEDVEHPKGGFARAFEAGFHKFEKFYRRLLESALNHRWEVFIGGFVALIGVFMLIAGSFAGSSLLAIQGAIPLFVISVLIGIVVFGINAIRGHAKVKQILGGFAFGGVFILAALAGHGWADWKKEALFKFAFAPPSDAGLVSAKITMAPGSSLKQTEAVVKRIEDAARKHPDTKYVLSNVGARSGDFVGNETGPGFAEVRVTLNDRSAMLDSIMFWKKHEGKLRSRSDNAVAADLLEEIKRIPGADVTISAQSGFGFGAPIQMGFASDDTDKLLSTVSKIKERLQQGAIAGVVSPDISSKPGKPELQAIPDRVRLADFGMSVADVANSMRVLYDGNNDTKFRVNGREYDIRVMMDIGDRNDPHAVGSVPIRFVQGNPIYLDQVASLNEGIGIDKIDRRNKEQEIRLTADLLPGYAAGSVQTQISKLIEDEKLVADGVRIKPLGQADVQARESLYLFTALFTGFVLVYMLLASLYNNMLYPFIIQLAQPQAMVGALLALLLTDKTLNIVGFIGIIALVGLVGKNAILLVDYTNTLRGRGKSRRDALLEAGPTRLRPIMMTSLALVLGMLPVALAIGRGSEFRETIGITIIGGISLSTILTLLIIPCSYTIVDDIFLALSGRKRRAGGDQFPPSDALNGGEGEQSNPSPEIG; from the coding sequence ATGGGTTTAACACGATTAGCCATATCGCGCCCGGTCTTCTTCTTGATGTTGATGCTGTTGGCGATCTTTGGGGGCCTAATCGCATTCACTGGAATGCGAAAAGAGCAAAACCCAGAGGTCAACTTCGGCACCATCACCGTGACCTCCGTCTATCCTGGCGCAGGACCGGAAGAGGTCAATACTCTCGTCTCCAGAAAGATTGAGGAGGCGATGTCCGGTATCGAGGGCATCCTTGAAGTCACCAGCACATCGCAGGAAGGCATCTCCATCGTCGCGGCTCAGTTCGAGTTGGGCACGAATATGGACGAGGCGCTCAACGACGCTCGTGCAAAAGTTGACGCCACCGTTCCGCAACTGCCCCGTGCTGTCGAGAAGCCGACGATCTCCAAGTTCGACTCGGCCTCCGACCCAGTTCTCTTTCTCGCATTCTCTAGCGAATCGATGTCGAGTCGCCAAATGCGCGACCTCGCCGACGATAAGCTCAAAGACCTCTTTGCCCGAATCCCCGGCGTTGCCTCGGCGAGCGTATCCGGCGGTCAGGTTAGGGAGATCCAAATCCAGGTCAAGCGCGACCGACTGGTCGCCTACAAGCTGGGAATCCTCGACGTCGTCAACGCAATCCAAGGTGCGACGCTCAACGTCCCCAGCGGACGTTCGTCGACAGCTGATCGCGAAATCTCTGTTCGTGTGCTCGGTGAGTACAAGACGGTTGAAGAGATTCGCGACACTTCGCTATCGGTTAAGGACCCCAACGCTTTCGGCGGCAAGCCGACCATTGTTCGGCTTGGTGATATCGCCGAGGTAACCGACGGCAGCGTTGAGCGCCGAAACTGGAGGCGATTGGATGGCGGCGATGCCGTCATCATGACGATCCAAAAGTCCAAGGGTGGAAACGCGATTGAGATTGACCAAGGCGCATCCAAGGTCATCGACACCATCGCGACTCAGTATGGAATCAAGACGATCAAGGTCCAAAACCAGGCGACCATCATCGCCGAGTCCCTGCTCGACCTGAACATCGCCCTGTTCTTCGGAATCTTCCTCGTCACCCTCATCGTGTACATCTTCTTGCACGACTGGCGCGGAACGCTGATCGTTGCTATCGCAATCCCGTTGTGTCTTATGGCAGCTTTCCTTGCCATCAAGGCGCTCGGCTTTACGATCAACAACATGACAATGTTGGGGCTGTCGCTCTCGGTTGGTATTCTCGTTGACGACGCTATCGTCGTTCTCGAAAACATCTTCCGGCACTTAAAGATGGGCGAAGAACCGGTGGAAGCCGCGATCAACGGTCGAAACGAAATCGGCCTCGCCGCGATCTCCATCACGCTGGCAGACGTCGTTGTCTTCGTCCCCATCGCGTTCATGGGCGGCGTCGTCGGGCAGTTCTTCAAGCCCCTCGCAGTTACGGTCGTCGCAAGCGTTCTGCTCTCGCTCCTTGTATCGTTCACCGTTACGCCCATGTTGGCCTCACGGTGGTACAAGAAGGGCGAAGACGTGGAGCACCCGAAGGGCGGTTTCGCACGGGCATTCGAAGCGGGCTTCCACAAGTTCGAGAAGTTCTATAGGCGACTTCTTGAATCCGCTTTGAACCATCGTTGGGAAGTCTTCATCGGTGGTTTTGTCGCCCTAATCGGCGTCTTCATGCTCATTGCAGGTAGCTTCGCAGGGAGTAGCTTGTTAGCCATCCAAGGCGCGATTCCGCTCTTTGTGATAAGCGTCTTGATCGGCATTGTCGTGTTTGGGATCAACGCTATCCGGGGCCATGCCAAGGTCAAGCAGATATTGGGTGGATTCGCCTTTGGCGGCGTCTTTATCCTCGCTGCGTTAGCCGGACATGGTTGGGCAGATTGGAAGAAGGAAGCTCTCTTTAAGTTCGCCTTTGCCCCTCCAAGCGATGCTGGACTCGTCTCCGCAAAAATCACGATGGCCCCTGGGTCAAGTCTCAAGCAGACCGAAGCCGTGGTCAAGAGGATCGAAGATGCCGCCCGCAAACACCCGGACACAAAGTACGTTCTCTCAAATGTTGGCGCAAGAAGCGGCGACTTTGTCGGAAACGAAACCGGTCCTGGCTTTGCCGAGGTTCGTGTAACGCTGAACGACCGTTCCGCGATGCTCGATTCCATCATGTTCTGGAAGAAACATGAAGGGAAGCTTCGGTCGCGTTCGGACAACGCCGTTGCCGCCGACCTCCTCGAAGAGATCAAGCGCATCCCCGGCGCAGACGTAACCATCTCGGCTCAAAGCGGTTTTGGATTCGGTGCCCCCATCCAGATGGGGTTTGCTTCCGATGACACCGACAAGCTGCTGAGCACGGTCTCCAAAATCAAAGAAAGGCTCCAACAGGGCGCCATCGCCGGTGTTGTCAGCCCGGATATCAGCTCGAAGCCCGGCAAGCCGGAGCTTCAGGCGATTCCCGACCGGGTCCGCCTCGCGGATTTTGGAATGAGCGTTGCTGATGTCGCGAACTCGATGCGCGTGCTCTACGATGGAAACAACGACACGAAATTCCGCGTCAACGGGCGTGAGTACGACATCCGCGTGATGATGGATATCGGCGATCGCAACGATCCCCATGCAGTGGGATCGGTCCCGATCCGCTTTGTCCAAGGCAACCCGATCTATCTCGATCAGGTCGCCAGTCTTAACGAGGGCATCGGTATCGACAAGATCGATCGCCGAAACAAGGAACAGGAGATTCGGTTAACCGCCGACCTCTTGCCTGGATACGCAGCGGGTTCGGTTCAGACGCAAATCAGCAAGTTGATCGAAGATGAAAAGCTTGTCGCCGACGGTGTGCGCATCAAGCCATTAGGCCAGGCCGACGTTCAGGCTCGTGAAAGCTTGTACCTGTTCACCGCCCTGTTCACAGGGTTTGTACTGGTCTACATGCTGTTGGCATCGTTGTACAACAACATGCTCTACCCTTTCATCATCCAGCTTGCCCAGCCCCAAGCGATGGTCGGAGCGCTTCTGGCCCTCCTGCTTACCGATAAGACCTTGAACATCGTCGGGTTTATCGGAATCATCGCTCTCGTTGGTCTTGTTGGAAAGAATGCGATCCTCCTCGTGGACTATACAAATACGCTCCGCGGAAGAGGAAAGAGCAGGCGAGACGCGCTTCTTGAAGCGGGCCCAACGCGTTTGCGTCCAATCATGATGACGTCGCTCGCGTTGGTGTTGGGAATGCTTCCAGTCGCGCTCGCCATCGGGCGAGGCTCGGAGTTCCGAGAGACGATTGGTATCACGATTATCGGGGGAATCAGTTTGTCAACGATCTTGACACTCCTGATCATCCCATGTTCGTACACCATCGTCGATGACATCTTCCTCGCCCTTTCCGGTCGCAAACGCCGAGCCGGTGGCGATCAGTTCCCGCCGAGCGATGCGCTCAATGGTGGGGAAGGGGAACAGAGCAATCCAAGCCCCGAGATTGGCTAA